From the Quadrisphaera sp. RL12-1S genome, one window contains:
- the cimA gene encoding citramalate synthase produces the protein MSSTTTSPTANPVQVYDTTLRDGAQQEGLNLSVADKLAIAAHLDELGVGFIEGGWPGANPRDTEFFARARTELQLRHAVLAAFGATRRAGGSAATDPQVQALLDAQTPVVTVVAKSHVGHVKLALRTTEEENLAMVRDTVEHLVANGRRVFLDAEHYFDGYELDRDHALAVVRAAVEAGAEAVVLCDTNGGRLPHEVEEVVAATLAASPAGTRVGMHAHNDSGCAVANSVAAVRAGATHVQGCVNGYGERTGNADLVVVAADLVLKLGLPVVPAECLREATRIAHAVAEITNVAMYARSPYVGASAFAHKAGLHASAIRVDPDLYQHTDPTAVGNDMRMLVSDMAGRASIELKGRELGHDLAGDQDVLSRAVARVKELELAGWTFEAADASFDLLLREVRDGARPSYFEVESWRAFIEHGKGTGPTSEATVKLHAGGRRLVATGEGNGPVNALDAALRQALIPVYPQIAGLDLTDFRVRILDADAGTDATTRVLIDTTDGRATWTTVGVAPNLVEASWQALVDGITYGLLKSGAPVPGASPATSTASPA, from the coding sequence ATGAGCTCGACGACGACCAGCCCGACGGCGAACCCCGTCCAGGTCTACGACACGACCCTGCGTGACGGCGCGCAGCAGGAGGGGCTCAACCTCTCCGTGGCCGACAAGCTGGCCATCGCCGCGCACCTCGACGAGCTGGGCGTCGGCTTCATCGAGGGCGGCTGGCCCGGGGCCAACCCCCGCGACACCGAGTTCTTCGCCCGCGCCCGCACCGAGCTGCAGCTGCGCCACGCCGTGCTCGCGGCGTTCGGGGCCACCCGCCGCGCCGGCGGGTCGGCGGCCACCGACCCGCAGGTCCAGGCGCTGCTCGACGCGCAGACGCCGGTGGTGACGGTCGTCGCCAAGAGCCACGTCGGGCACGTGAAGCTGGCGCTGCGCACCACCGAGGAGGAGAACCTCGCCATGGTGCGCGACACCGTCGAGCACCTCGTGGCGAACGGCCGGCGCGTCTTCCTCGACGCCGAGCACTACTTCGACGGGTACGAGCTCGACCGCGACCACGCCCTCGCCGTCGTCCGCGCCGCCGTGGAGGCGGGCGCCGAGGCCGTCGTCCTCTGCGACACCAACGGGGGCCGGCTGCCGCACGAGGTCGAGGAGGTCGTCGCCGCCACCCTCGCCGCCTCGCCCGCCGGGACCCGGGTCGGGATGCACGCCCACAACGACTCCGGCTGCGCCGTCGCCAACTCCGTGGCCGCCGTGCGCGCGGGTGCCACTCACGTCCAGGGCTGCGTGAACGGGTACGGCGAGCGGACGGGCAACGCCGACCTCGTCGTCGTCGCGGCCGACCTGGTGCTGAAGCTCGGCCTGCCGGTGGTGCCCGCGGAGTGCCTGCGCGAGGCGACCCGGATCGCCCACGCGGTCGCGGAGATCACCAACGTGGCGATGTACGCGCGCTCGCCGTACGTGGGCGCCTCGGCGTTCGCGCACAAGGCGGGCCTGCACGCCAGCGCCATCCGCGTGGACCCCGACCTCTACCAGCACACCGACCCGACCGCCGTCGGCAACGACATGCGGATGCTCGTCTCCGACATGGCCGGGCGCGCCTCCATCGAGCTGAAGGGCCGCGAGCTCGGCCACGACCTCGCCGGTGACCAGGACGTGCTCTCCCGCGCCGTCGCCCGGGTCAAGGAGCTCGAGCTGGCCGGGTGGACCTTCGAGGCCGCCGACGCCAGCTTCGACCTGCTGCTGCGCGAGGTCCGCGACGGTGCCCGCCCCAGCTACTTCGAGGTGGAGAGCTGGCGCGCGTTCATCGAGCACGGCAAGGGCACCGGCCCCACGTCGGAGGCCACCGTGAAGCTGCACGCCGGCGGGCGGCGGCTCGTCGCCACCGGCGAGGGCAACGGCCCCGTCAACGCCCTCGACGCCGCGCTGCGGCAGGCGCTCATCCCCGTCTACCCGCAGATCGCCGGGCTCGACCTGACCGACTTCCGGGTGCGCATCCTCGACGCCGACGCGGGCACCGACGCCACCACGCGCGTGCTCATCGACACCACCGACGGGCGGGCCACCTGGACGACGGTGGGCGTGGCGCCCAACCTCGTCGAGGCCTCCTGGCAGGCCCTGGTGGACGGCATCACGTACGGGCTCCTCAAGTCCGGCGCCCCGGTGCCCGGCGCCTCCCCGGCGACGTCCACCGCGTCACCGGCGTGA
- a CDS encoding DUF559 domain-containing protein codes for MLERLGGTAPWAQLAAACSTGAVARAVASGAVVRVLPGVLALPERVDAPRDRARSALIFAGAPSALSHTSALELHGLPVPEDVASAAVHVTVPHPRRRTVPATGAWRLELHRSRAEPGRVVREGLEVVSAQRAVVESWPLLSGSDQRAPALVGVRKQLLTAADLEDELTARRQVAGAGELRQLVGKIVAGCRSELELWGYDHVFTGPAFEHLHRQVEVLAAGQLSVLDCYDETAALAIELDGRAYHDSPWQRERDITRDARVAGVGIQTVRFSHRRLTSEPEACRREVLEVAAVRRAQLAGAELPVVVDVPGRRGGAPRLWLRAPARSPR; via the coding sequence GTGCTCGAGCGCCTCGGCGGCACAGCACCGTGGGCGCAGCTGGCGGCGGCGTGCAGCACCGGCGCCGTCGCTCGAGCGGTGGCGTCCGGAGCTGTGGTCAGGGTCCTGCCGGGCGTCCTCGCCCTCCCAGAGCGGGTGGACGCGCCACGAGACCGTGCCCGGTCGGCGCTGATCTTCGCCGGGGCGCCGAGCGCCCTGTCCCACACCAGCGCGCTCGAGCTGCACGGGCTGCCCGTGCCCGAGGACGTGGCATCGGCTGCGGTCCACGTCACCGTCCCGCACCCGCGACGCCGCACGGTCCCCGCAACAGGCGCCTGGCGGCTGGAGCTCCACCGCAGCCGGGCCGAGCCCGGCCGCGTGGTGCGCGAGGGTCTCGAGGTGGTCTCCGCCCAGCGCGCGGTCGTGGAGAGCTGGCCGCTGCTGAGCGGCAGCGACCAGCGGGCACCGGCGCTGGTCGGCGTGAGGAAGCAGCTGCTGACGGCCGCTGACCTGGAGGACGAGCTCACCGCGCGCCGGCAGGTGGCGGGGGCCGGCGAGCTGCGCCAGCTCGTGGGGAAGATCGTGGCCGGCTGCCGCAGCGAGCTGGAGCTGTGGGGCTACGACCACGTCTTCACCGGACCCGCCTTCGAGCACCTGCACCGCCAGGTGGAGGTGCTCGCTGCTGGCCAGCTGTCCGTCCTCGACTGCTACGACGAGACAGCAGCGCTCGCCATCGAGCTCGACGGCCGCGCCTACCACGACTCGCCGTGGCAGCGGGAGCGGGACATCACCCGCGACGCGCGCGTGGCCGGCGTCGGCATCCAGACCGTCCGCTTCTCCCACCGGCGCCTGACCAGTGAGCCGGAGGCGTGCCGGCGCGAGGTGCTCGAGGTGGCCGCGGTCCGGAGGGCGCAGCTGGCGGGCGCGGAGCTGCCGGTCGTCGTCGACGTGCCGGGTCGGCGCGGGGGCGCCCCCAGGCTGTGGCTGCGGGCCCCAGCCCGTTCGCCGCGCTGA
- a CDS encoding fumarylacetoacetate hydrolase family protein: MRITRFTTGDDPRFGLVEGEAGEEVIHVVVGDPLYAPLQPTGERVPLADARLLAPVIPRSKVVGIGRNYADHAREMGNELPEKPLMFLVPNTAVIGPGDPIVMPEGSERVDYEGELAVVIGRVCKDVPEDRVAEVVFGYTVANDVTARDWQKGDGQWARAKGFDSSKPLGPYIVPDLTLEDVEDLRLTTRLDGRTVQDGTTGDMVFGVAELVATASRAFTLLPGDVILTGTPAGVGQLREGQRVEVEVEGIGTLSNPVVRR, translated from the coding sequence GTGCGCATCACCAGGTTCACCACCGGAGACGACCCGAGGTTCGGCCTCGTCGAGGGGGAGGCCGGTGAGGAGGTGATCCACGTCGTCGTCGGCGACCCGCTCTACGCCCCGCTGCAGCCGACCGGCGAGCGCGTGCCGCTGGCCGACGCCCGCCTGCTCGCGCCGGTCATCCCGCGCAGCAAGGTCGTGGGCATCGGCCGCAACTACGCCGACCACGCCCGCGAGATGGGCAACGAGCTGCCCGAGAAGCCCCTGATGTTCCTCGTGCCCAACACCGCCGTCATCGGCCCCGGAGACCCGATCGTCATGCCGGAGGGCTCGGAGCGCGTGGACTACGAGGGCGAGCTCGCCGTCGTCATCGGGCGCGTCTGCAAGGACGTCCCCGAGGACCGGGTGGCCGAGGTGGTCTTCGGCTACACCGTCGCCAACGACGTCACCGCGCGCGACTGGCAGAAGGGCGACGGGCAGTGGGCACGCGCCAAGGGCTTCGACTCCTCCAAGCCGCTCGGCCCGTACATCGTCCCGGACCTCACCCTCGAGGACGTCGAGGACCTGCGCCTGACCACCCGCCTCGACGGGAGGACCGTGCAGGACGGCACCACCGGGGACATGGTCTTCGGCGTCGCCGAGCTCGTCGCCACCGCCAGCCGCGCCTTCACGCTGCTGCCCGGCGACGTCATCCTCACCGGCACCCCCGCCGGCGTCGGGCAGCTGCGCGAGGGCCAGCGGGTCGAGGTCGAGGTCGAGGGCATCGGCACCCTCAGCAACCCGGTGGTGCGGCGATGA
- the gltX gene encoding glutamate--tRNA ligase, with the protein MSETPTTPTTTAGAGPVRVRIAPSPTGVPHVGFLRTALFNWAYARHTGGTFVLRIEDTDLARHSEESYHQMVEALRWLGLDWDEGVEVGGPHEPYRQSQRSALYADVLAKLVEGGYVYESFSTPEEAAERRRAAGEDPQRGYDNADRDTTEAEKEQFRAAGRQHVWRLRMPDGDHSFHDLVRGEVRFPAGSVPDYVVARADGTPLYTLVNPVDDALMGITHVLRGEDLLSSTPRQLALFDALKAIGTAHVTPLYGHLPYVMGEGNRKLSKRDPESNLFVHRDRGFLPEGLLNYLALLGWSIGPDRDVFTPAEMVGAFDIADVVASPSRFDLKKAEAINAAHMRLLPADDFRDRVLARLQSDGVLPAEPSQRQLEVLTAAAPLVQERMVLLGEAAPMLGFLFVDDDALVVEEDARASLRPEAADVLDASTAALERLDDDAWTAVALEAALREALVDGLGVKPKFAFGPLRVAVTGRRVSPPLFESMELLGRGSSLERLRALRASLG; encoded by the coding sequence ATGAGCGAGACCCCCACGACCCCGACGACGACGGCGGGCGCGGGCCCGGTCAGGGTGCGCATCGCGCCGTCCCCGACCGGCGTGCCCCACGTGGGCTTCCTGCGCACGGCCCTGTTCAACTGGGCCTACGCCCGGCACACCGGCGGCACGTTCGTCCTGCGCATCGAGGACACCGACCTCGCCCGCCACAGCGAGGAGAGCTACCACCAGATGGTGGAGGCGCTGCGCTGGCTGGGCCTGGACTGGGACGAGGGCGTGGAGGTCGGCGGCCCGCACGAGCCGTACCGGCAGTCCCAGCGCAGCGCGCTCTACGCCGACGTCCTCGCCAAGCTCGTCGAGGGCGGGTACGTCTACGAGTCGTTCTCCACCCCGGAGGAGGCCGCCGAGCGCCGCCGGGCCGCGGGGGAGGACCCCCAGCGCGGCTACGACAACGCCGACCGCGACACCACCGAGGCCGAGAAGGAGCAGTTCCGGGCGGCCGGTCGCCAGCACGTGTGGCGCCTGCGGATGCCCGACGGAGACCACTCCTTCCACGACCTCGTGCGCGGCGAGGTGCGCTTCCCCGCCGGATCGGTGCCCGACTACGTGGTGGCCCGCGCCGACGGCACGCCGCTGTACACGCTGGTCAACCCCGTCGACGACGCGCTCATGGGCATCACCCACGTGCTGCGCGGTGAGGACCTGCTCTCCTCCACGCCCCGGCAGCTGGCGCTCTTCGACGCGCTCAAGGCCATCGGGACGGCGCACGTCACGCCCCTGTACGGGCACCTGCCGTACGTCATGGGGGAGGGCAACCGCAAGCTGTCCAAGCGGGACCCGGAGTCCAACCTCTTCGTCCACCGCGACCGCGGGTTCCTTCCCGAGGGGCTGCTCAACTACCTCGCGCTGCTGGGCTGGTCGATCGGGCCCGACCGCGACGTCTTCACGCCCGCCGAGATGGTCGGGGCGTTCGACATCGCCGACGTCGTCGCGAGCCCGTCGCGGTTCGACCTCAAGAAGGCCGAGGCCATCAACGCGGCCCACATGCGGCTGCTGCCCGCCGACGACTTCCGCGACCGGGTGCTCGCCCGGCTGCAGTCCGACGGCGTGCTCCCGGCCGAGCCGTCGCAGCGCCAGCTCGAGGTGCTGACGGCGGCCGCTCCGCTGGTGCAGGAGCGCATGGTGCTGCTCGGCGAGGCCGCGCCGATGCTCGGCTTCCTCTTCGTCGACGACGACGCGCTCGTGGTCGAGGAGGACGCCCGGGCGTCGCTGCGGCCCGAGGCCGCCGACGTGCTCGACGCGAGCACCGCGGCCCTGGAGCGGCTCGACGACGACGCCTGGACGGCCGTCGCGCTGGAGGCCGCGCTGCGCGAGGCGCTCGTGGACGGGCTGGGCGTCAAGCCCAAGTTCGCCTTCGGGCCGC
- the rnhA gene encoding ribonuclease HI: MWTDGACKGNPGVGGWGVLMRSGEHTKELFGGEAATTNNRMELTAVIEGLGALKRRSTVLLHVDSTYVMQGIQSWIAGWKRNGWRTASKQPVKNAELWRALDDAVARHDVQWRWVKGHAGDPGNEAADALANKGVDQVRATAR, translated from the coding sequence ATGTGGACCGACGGCGCCTGCAAGGGCAACCCGGGCGTGGGCGGCTGGGGCGTGCTCATGCGCTCCGGGGAGCACACCAAGGAGCTCTTCGGCGGCGAGGCGGCCACGACGAACAACCGCATGGAGCTCACGGCGGTCATCGAGGGGCTCGGCGCGCTGAAGCGGCGCTCGACGGTGCTGCTGCACGTCGACTCGACCTACGTCATGCAGGGCATCCAGAGCTGGATCGCCGGGTGGAAGCGCAACGGGTGGCGCACCGCGTCCAAGCAGCCGGTGAAGAACGCCGAGCTGTGGCGGGCCCTCGACGACGCCGTCGCCCGCCACGACGTGCAGTGGCGCTGGGTCAAGGGCCACGCCGGCGACCCCGGCAACGAGGCCGCCGACGCGCTGGCCAACAAGGGCGTCGACCAGGTCCGCGCCACCGCCCGCTGA